The region TCTCGTATCTAGCATTTAGCCTCAGAAGGGACCAATAATAACTGTCACCACCATATATTTAGTGCACACCTCCAGTGTCTTCATTGATTGAACCATTACCACTCATTGACCCCTGTCTTGCTACTCCTGCTCATACTGCACACCCAGCTGCTTAATTGACCAAGCACATTAGCCAGCAAGTACACGGGTTCCAACTATCCTGTCAAATCAGCACTCAGCACTTTATTTTAGAGCTATCTccctgcttgagaaaggtccacattttGGACTGAAACGtcacacatgggccaataaaccacatctTTTTTTTCTATTGGAATGCTGCCTTCGTTTTTTTTGGATTATATCTATTtagtaatatttaaatttgtttggtgatctgaaacatttaagtgtgacaaacatgcaaaagaatatgaaTTCAGGAAGTATGTGGTTGGTAAAAATGCACTAAACATAAATCTGCAAAAAGACTTAGAATTATTgcacaaggaagaaaaaaaacacaaaaccccAAGAATATTGTGCAACAGTGTAGTGACATAAGTGTCTAATGGAAGATAAACTTTAATGATACTATCCATATAACCAGAAAGGTAATCAGAAATGCAACTGAGATTTCCATTGTAAATAATTATCATGGAGACTCTCAATCTTTTAGTAACAAACCAATGTCGGAAGGCAAAATACTGCACACCCATTCAATCAGTCAGACAGGGCTTCAGGAATCATCAGTTTGGAGTAATATCAGTGCTTGAACTGAATTGATGAATTATGTGAACCCTCCCTGTGTATTGTAACGGTGGTATGAATGAGGACATATGGGcgtacagtgccttgaaaaggcATTTTATGTGCtataccaaaacaaaatagcaagtatttgtgaagtatatAGGACATACTGTATGTGTATAGTAAAAGatatgcaattgcaataattttctgtaagAAATGATTAATTTTCTGGaccaatttcaagggtgctaacactttcggccatgGCTGTATACTACCTTGCCTCCCACCTATCAGGCTGCCACAGCTCCGCGTCTGGTCCTCCACTGGCTCCAGCTCTGGACACTTCAGATCTCCCACCTCTTCCTTGTTCTGGCACTTCCTGTTCAGGGTGATCTCACACCTTGTGATGACATGAAGTCAGAACGTATCAACATACTTCACCTGAAATACTGACGTGCTCGCCATCATGTTTTGCTCTTGTGAAATCACAATGTGTGTCTTCAGACGCTTTCCTAGTACAAGAAGTAACTGTGTAAAGTGTAGGCAGATGCAGAAGAGGATGTTCCCTGTCATGAAGACTGGACGAGACCAGAGCTGGAGGGAGCCAGTGGAGGACATGACTGGAAGATGCAGAGTCAGGACAGTAGAGCAGCAGGATGAGTGTACTATTTTGTTTTAAACATCAGCTTAACATTTTGCTTGATTTACAGGAGGCAAATACCTCACAAATTCAGATTCAggcaaatccaattttttttttcaaaattcaaagtGAAATCAATTCACATAGAAGCGAGTTGCTCATCTTTATTGCCCACCTTTAGAGCTTACCATGTACAATAAATAAAGGAAAATATGAGAGCTGGAAAACATTTTATTTAACATGATGTGTTATTTACACAGACCACAAAAATGTATAGATAATGGACCGAGCTCAAATAATAAAGGCGTTGGGCATAAATCTCTAGATCGATGTTAGACTACGGTATATTGTAACCACCAAACAGGAATCATGCCAAACAATATTATGCATAGGATTATAGAGAACAGAAGAGATTCTAGCACTAGTATGGACTGTTGTTTCATTCATATTATGATTAATGTGTATTGCTTTTGTAAAATTAAAATTAAGAAGATATTCATGATACTGCCAAATTCATTGATTGATTATTCCTTTTTTTTGTAGATATTAAAGAACAACCTATTTCATCTTCTTTGCTTCTGTCACCATGGTTCGCAACTTAAGAAAGCTAGGTCTTATCACTATAACCATCTGCATTTCGGGTTTTCTTTATGTTTGTCTTTTTCGACATCCAAAAACATTTGCCAATACTGCGGAAGATCAGTATATATTAACAATCATTAGAGAATATGCTAAAGTTAATATTTCATTACCCAAAGAAAGTAGCTTAAAATATGTCACAGAACAGAATACTCACTTACCAAGACCTACCTGGAAATCCATGTACCGTAAAAATTCACTGTGGGAAAAGCAGATGAGTTTCCGTGACATTGCCCTAAGACTACAAAAACAAAGGAGATATTATCAAACTAAGAATATATACAAAGTTAAATATGAGGGCAAAATTAATCAACAGCACAAACCACACGACATTCTGTGCCAGCTTAAGCTCAAGGTGAACATAACAACATTGACAAGGTCTGACCTATCTGACAATGCCATTCCCTGGAGTCATTATCTACCCAACAAAGATATTAATGAGGCGGTGGGAAAACTAAGACGGTGTGCTGTAGTTGCTTCAGCTGGATCTATGAGAGGTTCAAAGCTCGGACAGGAGATTGGTGAGTGGAACAGCCATGTAAATATTCATCCTGGTTACATAGCTTGTAAGACTAAAACAAATCCATCTTTGGTAGTTTTGCCTAGTCTTACAAAAGTCAAAGTAAAGAGAAAAACCATTGTGAGGCAAGAGCCAATTTTTGCAATTTAGAGAAAAATGCCCTATAGAAATAGAGGTTAATATATGTCTGCTCATAGCAGAAACTAAAAAAAATCTAAGTTAGATTTATTAAAAGATGTGCTCCTGTGAATAACTGATCTTCAATTTCGTTGAAGCAAAATAAGCCATCAATATGCTTCCATGACTCTATGCTGGAGGATTTCTTTGAAGTAGGGCATctgtaaatttattttataaacttgAATTAGTGGCTGCAATTACACAAAACTAATTGCAGGGGTTTTTTTTAGGTTAGGGTAATGGAATAAGGTTTTCTCCCTATGGAGAGTGGCACACCAGTATGAGCAGACCTAAacgccttgcatgctcctctgggaaaattaatatgcaaattgtctctacagagaggaagaggacttgaactctagtgccacctattggaattagCACTCCTGCAAGTCAATAtttcatattgcaaggcttgttaaagggtcgatagtgacttgtagaattgctacttccaataggtggcttgGAATAAAAAATATGGTGTGTTGAAAGTTAGCAAAACTGAACAAGAAGCACTGTAAGATATTCATTAAAAGTGTTTGGAATTTCTAGGTTATAAGGAAGAACACATAAATTCAATACAACTCACATTTACCTTGAATTTTACAGAAAATCTCTATTCaccagattttttttaatttgcttctGGTGATTGCAGTAAAATTTCCCCATTTTGCTGAAACATAAATGGCCAGAATAAGATTTAAAATATCTTGTACTGCTCTTCGTTGGTCCTGCTCATAACTATTGTGCTGCTGCTCCTCTAATTGACTATTACATCTTTTATTTTTTGGCCTGTATCTTCTGTCTTGCTTCCAGTTGGGTCTTTCATTCACTAGGCTCCGCATGACATGCTATTGATGTGCCTTGCACTTAAATTGTCACAATAGGCAAACTGCACGTCACTGATATGCATCCTGCTGCAAACGATCAAGTGGAAGGCCCAGTTGGACAGAAGATAGAAGAGCCAATCAAAGGAATGGCAGAAGCGGGACACATATGAAAAGGGCCCAAGACAcgatgtaattttttttaactccTTCCCAGCTGATTCAATTTTCATCCAATTTATTCAATGTAAATTGAAATTCTTTCCGAAACTGAGCCAATCTACCAGAATTGAAGTTTGGCAGATTTGCTCAACTCTCCTAGCTTGTCTCAAGACAAGATATGTAGTACCTAATTTACATTATAGGATACTCATGAAAAAGATTCTTGGGGCTCACACCTATTGGATAGTTAAACATTTACCATAGATCGTTGAGTGCAGAATATCATCTGGAGCTTCTGTGATTCTTCTTTTGTCACTTATGGTGTAGATCTATGCCACATagatatatagtgtcaatgtagacAAGCCTATCAACTCTCTTATCTTGAGATTGACAGTTAGAAGCAGACCCCATTTAAACACGCTGTAAAATGTATTGTAAATTTAATCGACGAGGTGCCTTTTTTGCATTTTCAGACTCCCATGATGCTGTTCTTAGATTTAATGCTGCACCTACAAAAGAGTTTGAGACTGATGTGGGATCAAAAACTACATTCCGCCTAATAAACTCACAGGTAAATTTAAAGAAATTGTCAAAAACAGAACTCTCAAACAACAGCACACTAAAAGACCTCATGTCTCCACAACTTTAGTAACTGACATTACTGCAACATGCATTCCACCAATAGGCACAAGATGCCTTGCTAATTCACATATTTTATGAATAGGAGCTGTTCTGCAATACTCTATGCGGGTTACTAAAGAGAGTGATGGATGTACACtgtttatatctggccactgcagatGCTAGTAACAGCTGATAAGTAGGGGTGCATAGTGAGTGAACCCAAGTGACCTGACATTGATGATCTATCTAGAGATGAGAACCATGAAAAATCCTTTAAAGGGTGACACTTGAGCAATGTTTTATGGTAAGACTGGAGTGGCTTGGAGTAGCCTTTAAGAGGGGTGGTTTAGTTGTATGGTTATGGGGTGGTACCAGCACTGTACCTTTACACGCAAAGCAGGCAGAGTAAAAgtcaagaataaaaatgaaaataaaacttTAATATGTCTGGTGCTCCAGTCACAGACTGGGTAAACTAAGatgaaaaaaaagcataaaaagcagGCAATAAACACTGTAAAACATCAGATTATAAATTATTAATTGCTTACATTAATTTAGTTCTTAAGTTTAAAAGGAGGGATTTTCGTGTTGATTCCAATTGTTCTACTTGGTAGTGTAGGGCCAAGAATACCGGTTATGTTCTCTGGGTGCTCTCCCTGTAATGCTGCTCTTTACCcactcactatatacacacacttagAGGCTTCTTACCCCTGTGGTAAGCGACATGGGGAGCAGTGCCAGGGCTGACAGCAGGCTTCTCTTCAAGAAAATGCAGCAGAGTTAGCACCACAGATGTAAATACTGCAGATTAGCAGAGCACAGTGGCTGTGATCTGTAATAGTCTACTTGTCCTGGAGACCTGAAATGTGGATTGCAGATTGTGCACCACTGAGCAGGACTCTACCCATGAAAAATCTTCAACCTGTCCCATCATGTGGGTGAACACCCCAGGTGATTGGTTGAGCAGGTGACAGAATATGAAAGCTGTGTAGAGTAGACAACCCTTTCTATCCTAATCATAGGTTATCAATTCCCTTGTAGTGGTAATCTCCTTAAAATAAAATTGAGTCTCCCTGCTGTTCTTTCTGAAAAGATGGCAAATTTGCTTAACGGTTACTCCATCTAAAGAGGTAGAGTGCTTGGTGGTTACTCCCACACCTTGTGGGAACAGTGCTTCAACTAACAAAACAGAGTGACAATATAATTGCATCAAATATTACTGCTTTTACTTGAGACTTAGTGGCCGAGTTATGCTTTAAGGTGGTCTAGGCTTTTAATCATTTGATACCATTGTTCAAAGGGGTGCAGAGCTGGGAAAAGGTATTTTCAGCCCTAGGCAGATGagacggttttccgctgcgaaaacgctaaCAAAAagcatcccattaattttaatggcattccgcaattgttgtgcctatgctgcatttttttccacagcggaaacactttgtgg is a window of Ranitomeya variabilis isolate aRanVar5 chromosome 2, aRanVar5.hap1, whole genome shotgun sequence DNA encoding:
- the LOC143808442 gene encoding beta-galactoside alpha-2,6-sialyltransferase 1-like, whose amino-acid sequence is MVRNLRKLGLITITICISGFLYVCLFRHPKTFANTAEDQYILTIIREYAKVNISLPKESSLKYVTEQNTHLPRPTWKSMYRKNSLWEKQMSFRDIALRLQKQRRYYQTKNIYKVKYEGKINQQHKPHDILCQLKLKVNITTLTRSDLSDNAIPWSHYLPNKDINEAVGKLRRCAVVASAGSMRGSKLGQEIDSHDAVLRFNAAPTKEFETDVGSKTTFRLINSQVVTQKEFNFMNNTIYKDVILILWDPAPYDADIYQWYKKPEYKFFEPYRKYRLANPEQPFYILKPQMLWQLWNIIQENSPEFIHPNPPSSGSIGILLMMNICDEVNVYEFLPSSRQTDRCYYYKRYLDAACTFGAYHPLIYEKNLIKKLNQGTEENIHKNGKVTLSGIRDLQC